A window of the Pseudomonas fluorescens genome harbors these coding sequences:
- the dapE gene encoding succinyl-diaminopimelate desuccinylase: MTAHADLSPTLQLAIDLIRRPSVTPVDADCQKQMMQRLGDAGFQLEPMRIEDVDNFWATHGKGDGPVLCFAGHTDVVPTGPVTAWQIDPFNAVIDEHGMLCGRGAADMKGSLASMTVAAERFVADYPDHKGKVAFLITSDEEGPAHHGTKAVVERLAARNERLDWCIVGEPSSTTLVGDVVKNGRRGSLGAKLTVRGVQGHVAYPHLAKNPIHLAAPALAELAAEHWDHGNDFFPPTSFQISNVNSGTGATNVIPGDLVALFNFRFSTESTVEGLQKRVADILDKHGLDWHIDWALSGLPFLTEPGALLDAVSSSIKQITGRETKASTSGGTSDGRFIATMGTQVVELGPVNATIHQVNERVLAADLDVLTEIYYQTLIKLLA; this comes from the coding sequence ATGACGGCCCACGCCGACCTTTCGCCGACCCTCCAACTCGCCATCGACCTGATCCGCCGTCCGTCCGTGACGCCGGTCGACGCCGATTGCCAGAAGCAGATGATGCAGCGCCTGGGCGATGCCGGTTTCCAGCTGGAACCGATGCGCATCGAAGATGTGGATAACTTCTGGGCGACTCACGGTAAAGGCGACGGCCCGGTGCTGTGCTTCGCCGGTCACACCGACGTGGTGCCGACCGGCCCGGTGACCGCCTGGCAGATCGACCCGTTCAATGCGGTAATCGACGAACACGGCATGCTCTGCGGCCGTGGCGCGGCGGACATGAAAGGCAGCCTGGCTTCGATGACCGTGGCGGCCGAGCGTTTTGTCGCCGACTACCCGGATCACAAGGGCAAGGTCGCGTTCCTGATCACCAGCGACGAAGAAGGTCCGGCGCATCACGGCACCAAGGCTGTGGTCGAGCGTCTGGCAGCCCGTAACGAGCGTCTGGACTGGTGCATCGTCGGCGAACCGTCGAGCACCACGCTGGTGGGCGACGTGGTGAAGAACGGCCGTCGCGGCTCCCTCGGCGCCAAACTGACCGTACGCGGTGTGCAGGGCCACGTGGCTTATCCGCATCTGGCGAAGAACCCGATCCACCTCGCTGCCCCGGCTCTGGCCGAATTGGCCGCCGAGCATTGGGATCACGGCAACGACTTCTTCCCGCCGACCAGTTTCCAGATTTCCAACGTCAATTCCGGCACCGGCGCGACCAACGTGATTCCGGGCGATCTGGTGGCGTTGTTCAACTTCCGCTTCTCCACCGAATCGACGGTCGAAGGCCTGCAGAAACGCGTCGCCGACATCCTCGACAAGCACGGCCTGGACTGGCACATCGATTGGGCGCTGTCCGGTCTGCCGTTCCTCACCGAGCCGGGCGCGCTGCTCGACGCGGTGTCGTCGAGCATCAAGCAGATCACCGGCCGCGAGACCAAGGCGTCCACCAGCGGCGGCACCTCCGACGGTCGTTTCATCGCGACCATGGGCACGCAAGTGGTTGAATTGGGCCCGGTCAACGCGACCATCCACCAGGTCAACGAGCGCGTGCTGGCGGCCGATCTCGACGTGCTGACCGAGATCTACTACCAGACCCTGATCAAGTTGCTCGCCTGA
- a CDS encoding M12 family metallopeptidase yields the protein MDELTDCQLIQWPDDQAAYTVAVNERPANSHAGTATGTRRKRSILNYSKLWANGRTLKIAFMDEPDTDHKTRIINAASQWLPYINLTFEFVDDRQGDIRIATKNNDNSSMLGTDALLIHPDHPTMNLGVAPDHADFEVIVMHEFGHALGAMHEHQHPQANIPWDKPKVYAFYQNREMNPLTREQVDYNLFASFDTQDALYIAYDRRSIMHHPVSNDLTIGNWEVPTNRKISKKDKQLMKLLYPK from the coding sequence ATGGACGAACTCACAGACTGCCAGCTCATCCAGTGGCCCGACGATCAAGCGGCTTACACCGTAGCGGTGAATGAGCGTCCGGCCAACAGCCACGCCGGAACCGCTACCGGCACTCGCCGCAAGCGCTCTATCCTCAATTACTCAAAGCTTTGGGCCAACGGCCGCACACTGAAAATCGCCTTCATGGATGAGCCCGATACCGATCACAAGACCAGGATCATCAACGCTGCCAGCCAGTGGTTGCCGTACATCAACCTCACGTTTGAATTCGTCGATGACCGGCAAGGCGACATACGCATCGCCACTAAAAACAATGACAACAGTTCGATGCTGGGCACCGATGCACTTCTGATTCATCCCGACCATCCGACAATGAACCTGGGTGTCGCGCCGGACCACGCCGACTTCGAGGTCATCGTAATGCACGAGTTCGGCCATGCACTGGGCGCCATGCATGAACATCAGCACCCGCAAGCCAATATTCCATGGGACAAACCCAAGGTGTACGCGTTTTATCAGAATCGGGAAATGAATCCGCTGACCCGCGAACAGGTCGACTACAACCTGTTCGCGTCCTTTGATACCCAGGATGCGCTTTATATCGCCTACGACAGGCGCTCGATCATGCATCACCCGGTATCGAACGACCTGACAATCGGCAACTGGGAAGTTCCGACAAACCGCAAGATCAGCAAAAAAGACAAACAGTTGATGAAGCTGCTTTATCCAAAATAA
- a CDS encoding aminotransferase class V-fold PLP-dependent enzyme: protein MMIPSPWRADFPAIAALQRQDQTYLDNAATTQKPQALLDALAHYYANGAANVHRAQHLPGAHATQAFEDSRLKVAQWLNAGDSGQIIFTHGATSALNLLAYGLEHLFHPGDEIVISALEHHANLLPWQQLSQRRDLKLVILPLDDDGVIDLAAAVHLIGPRTRLLAVSQLSNVLGAWQPLPALLAMAKAHNALTVVDGAQGVVHGRHDVQALGCDFYVFSSHKLYGPDGLGVLFGRNEALEQLRPWQFGGEMVLEANYHDARFRPAPLGFEAGTPPIASVIGLGATLDYLAGLDQDAVSAHEAALHDYLLRGLAARNGIRLLGKPQLALASFVVEGVHNADLAHLLTEQGIAVRAGHHCAMPLLKRFELAGAIRVSLALYNDSEDLEHFFEALDHALELLR from the coding sequence ATGATGATTCCCTCCCCCTGGCGCGCCGATTTCCCGGCTATCGCCGCCCTGCAACGGCAAGACCAGACTTACCTGGACAACGCCGCCACCACGCAAAAACCCCAGGCCCTGCTCGACGCGCTGGCGCATTACTACGCCAATGGCGCAGCCAATGTGCATCGCGCCCAGCATCTGCCCGGCGCCCACGCTACGCAGGCGTTCGAGGACAGCCGCCTGAAGGTTGCCCAGTGGCTGAATGCCGGTGACAGCGGGCAGATCATCTTCACCCACGGCGCCACCAGTGCGCTGAATCTCCTGGCTTATGGCCTGGAACATCTTTTCCATCCGGGCGATGAAATTGTCATCAGCGCCTTGGAGCATCACGCCAACCTGCTGCCGTGGCAGCAACTGTCACAACGTCGCGACCTGAAACTGGTGATCCTGCCGCTGGACGATGACGGCGTGATCGACCTCGCCGCCGCCGTTCACCTGATCGGCCCGCGTACTCGCCTGCTGGCAGTCAGTCAGTTGTCCAACGTGCTCGGTGCCTGGCAACCGCTGCCGGCATTGTTGGCGATGGCCAAGGCGCACAACGCGCTGACCGTGGTCGATGGCGCCCAAGGCGTGGTCCATGGCCGGCATGACGTGCAGGCGCTGGGTTGCGACTTTTACGTGTTTTCCAGCCACAAGCTGTACGGCCCCGATGGCCTCGGCGTGCTGTTCGGGCGCAACGAAGCGCTCGAGCAACTGCGCCCGTGGCAGTTCGGTGGCGAGATGGTGCTGGAAGCCAATTATCACGACGCGCGTTTCCGCCCTGCCCCACTGGGCTTCGAGGCCGGAACGCCGCCGATTGCCAGCGTGATCGGCCTTGGCGCGACCCTAGACTATCTCGCCGGTCTGGATCAGGACGCGGTGTCCGCCCACGAAGCAGCACTGCACGATTACCTGTTACGTGGCCTCGCCGCCCGTAATGGCATTCGTCTGTTGGGCAAGCCGCAACTGGCGCTGGCCAGTTTTGTCGTCGAAGGCGTGCACAACGCCGATCTTGCGCATCTGCTGACCGAACAAGGCATCGCCGTACGCGCCGGGCATCATTGCGCGATGCCGCTGCTCAAGCGTTTTGAGCTGGCCGGGGCGATTCGTGTGTCGCTGGCGCTGTACAACGATTCCGAGGACCTGGAGCATTTTTTTGAAGCGCTGGATCATGCGCTGGAGTTGTTGCGATGA
- the dapD gene encoding 2,3,4,5-tetrahydropyridine-2,6-dicarboxylate N-succinyltransferase, with protein sequence MSNSLFSIAFGVGTQNRQGAWLEVFYAQPLLNPSAELVAAVAPILGYTEGNQAITFTTAQAAQLAEAVKGIDAVQGKLLTRLAESHKPLVATLLAEDAQLTSTPEAYLKLHLLSHRLVKPHGVSLAGIFPLLPNVAWTSQGAIDLSELAELQLEARLRGELLEVFSVDKFPKMTDYVVPAGVRIADAARLRLGAYVGEGTTVMHEGFINFNAGTEGPGMIEGRVSAGVFVGKGSDLGGGCSTMGTLSGGGNIVIKVGEGCLIGANAGIGIPLGDRNTVESGLYVTAGTKVALLDEHNNLVKVVKARELAGQTDLLFRRNSETGAVECKTHKSAIELNEALHAHN encoded by the coding sequence ATGTCCAACTCCCTGTTCAGTATTGCCTTCGGTGTCGGCACCCAGAACCGTCAAGGCGCTTGGCTGGAAGTGTTCTACGCCCAGCCGCTGTTGAATCCTTCGGCCGAACTGGTCGCCGCTGTTGCACCGATCCTCGGCTACACCGAAGGCAACCAGGCCATCACTTTCACCACCGCACAAGCCGCCCAACTGGCTGAAGCCGTGAAAGGCATCGACGCGGTACAAGGCAAGCTGCTGACCCGTCTGGCTGAAAGCCACAAGCCGCTGGTCGCCACCCTGCTGGCCGAAGACGCTCAGCTGACCTCGACCCCTGAGGCTTACCTGAAGCTGCACCTGCTGTCCCATCGTCTGGTCAAGCCGCACGGCGTGAGCCTGGCCGGGATCTTCCCGCTGCTGCCAAACGTGGCCTGGACCAGCCAGGGCGCCATCGACCTGAGCGAACTGGCCGAGTTGCAACTCGAAGCCCGTCTGCGCGGCGAGCTGCTGGAAGTGTTCTCGGTGGACAAGTTCCCGAAAATGACCGACTACGTGGTACCGGCCGGCGTGCGTATCGCTGACGCTGCACGTCTGCGTCTGGGTGCCTACGTGGGTGAAGGCACCACCGTGATGCACGAAGGTTTCATCAACTTCAACGCCGGCACCGAAGGCCCGGGCATGATCGAAGGCCGCGTCTCCGCTGGCGTATTCGTCGGCAAGGGTTCGGACCTGGGCGGCGGCTGCTCGACCATGGGCACCCTGTCGGGCGGCGGCAACATCGTGATCAAGGTCGGCGAAGGCTGCCTGATCGGCGCCAACGCCGGTATCGGCATCCCATTGGGCGACCGCAACACCGTCGAGTCGGGCCTGTACGTGACCGCCGGCACCAAGGTCGCACTGCTGGACGAGCACAACAACCTGGTCAAAGTGGTCAAGGCCCGTGAACTGGCCGGTCAGACCGACCTGCTGTTCCGTCGTAATTCGGAAACCGGCGCTGTGGAATGCAAGACCCACAAATCGGCGATCGAACTGAACGAAGCGCTGCACGCTCACAACTAA
- a CDS encoding Na+/H+ antiporter, translating to MQTAYTVLILLMLVSVSRLVGRVIPLPLPLVQIAAGALLAWPTLGLHVALDPELFLFLFLPPLLFSDGWRMPKRELWRLRGPVLTLAVGLVLFTVVGAGYFIHWLLPTIPLPVAFALAAVLSPTDAVAVSAISQNRLPTPLMHMLQGEALMNDASGLVTFKFALVAAVTGAFSLANASLTFVLVAVGGLAVGVALSWLVGRLRAWMIARGWDDPATHVVFMLLLPFAAYVLAERLGASGILSAVAAGMMQSWLDLLPRQTSTRLLNRSVWSLLEFAFNGLIFLLLGLQLPDIVKAVVSHETSLWPTLFYRCLDVVAIFLALVLLRFIWVQSIWRLSVLLRRLRGKGDLTQVPTARSCWLLTVGGVRGAVTLAGVMSVPMLMGGETFPERDLMIFIADGVILLSLVVACIALPLLLRGIEKSPDDKRRQEVRDAWRKTAEAAIHALETEEVNPQDAAQAALAAELKARIMSEYRHQLEVFNDSAEAQALAFQMDLLERRLRLKALRAQRLELYSLSRQHQIGDDVLREVLGELDLSEANLGQVK from the coding sequence ATGCAAACCGCTTATACCGTCCTGATCCTGCTGATGCTGGTCAGTGTCTCGCGTCTGGTGGGACGGGTGATTCCGCTGCCATTGCCATTGGTACAGATCGCCGCCGGCGCCCTGCTGGCCTGGCCGACCCTCGGCCTGCACGTGGCCCTTGATCCCGAACTGTTCCTGTTTCTGTTCCTGCCGCCGCTGCTGTTTTCCGATGGCTGGCGCATGCCCAAGCGTGAACTGTGGCGCCTGCGCGGGCCGGTGCTGACGCTGGCGGTAGGGTTGGTGCTGTTTACCGTGGTCGGGGCCGGTTACTTCATTCACTGGTTGCTGCCGACGATTCCCTTGCCGGTGGCCTTCGCGCTGGCGGCGGTGCTGTCGCCGACCGACGCCGTGGCGGTCTCGGCGATTTCGCAGAACCGCTTGCCCACGCCGCTGATGCACATGTTGCAGGGCGAGGCGTTGATGAACGATGCCTCGGGTCTGGTGACGTTCAAATTCGCGCTGGTAGCGGCGGTAACCGGTGCATTTTCCCTGGCCAATGCCAGCCTGACCTTCGTGCTGGTGGCGGTCGGCGGGCTGGCGGTCGGTGTGGCGCTGAGCTGGCTGGTCGGCCGGTTGCGCGCCTGGATGATCGCCCGGGGCTGGGACGATCCGGCGACTCACGTGGTGTTCATGTTGCTGCTGCCATTCGCTGCTTACGTGCTGGCCGAACGGCTTGGCGCGTCGGGCATTCTTTCGGCGGTGGCGGCGGGGATGATGCAGAGCTGGCTCGATCTGCTGCCGCGCCAGACCAGCACCCGATTGCTCAATCGCAGTGTCTGGTCGCTGCTGGAGTTCGCCTTCAACGGTCTGATCTTTCTGCTGCTCGGCCTGCAATTGCCGGACATCGTTAAAGCGGTGGTCAGCCACGAGACGTCGCTATGGCCGACCCTGTTCTATCGCTGCCTCGATGTGGTGGCGATCTTTCTGGCGCTGGTGCTGCTGCGCTTTATCTGGGTGCAGAGCATCTGGCGTTTGTCGGTGCTGTTGCGCCGTCTGCGCGGCAAGGGTGATCTGACGCAAGTGCCGACCGCCCGTTCCTGCTGGCTGCTGACCGTCGGTGGCGTGCGCGGAGCGGTGACCCTGGCGGGCGTGATGTCGGTGCCGATGCTGATGGGGGGAGAGACGTTTCCCGAGCGCGACCTGATGATCTTCATCGCCGACGGGGTGATCCTGTTGTCGCTGGTGGTGGCGTGTATCGCGCTGCCGTTGCTGTTGCGCGGCATCGAAAAGAGCCCGGATGACAAGCGTCGTCAGGAAGTGCGTGACGCCTGGCGCAAGACCGCGGAAGCAGCGATTCATGCGCTGGAAACCGAAGAGGTCAACCCGCAAGATGCCGCGCAAGCCGCACTGGCGGCCGAGCTCAAGGCGCGAATCATGTCCGAGTATCGCCATCAACTGGAGGTCTTCAACGACTCGGCCGAAGCTCAGGCGCTGGCGTTCCAGATGGATCTGCTGGAGCGCCGTCTGCGACTCAAGGCGCTGCGTGCGCAACGCCTTGAGTTGTACAGCCTCAGCCGGCAGCACCAGATTGGTGATGACGTGCTGAGGGAAGTTTTGGGCGAGCTGGACTTGAGTGAGGCCAACCTGGGGCAGGTCAAATAA
- a CDS encoding SufE family protein — translation MSLPVEAAEALQTFQNAAGWEQRARLLMQFGDRLPPLSDADKCEANRVHGCESQVWLVGELCDGHWQFAASSDARMIRGLVALLLLRVNGLNAEELQQLDLPDWFNQLGLSRQLSPSRSNGLNAVLKRMNELAG, via the coding sequence ATGAGCCTGCCGGTCGAAGCCGCCGAAGCGCTGCAAACGTTTCAGAACGCTGCCGGTTGGGAACAACGGGCGCGGCTGTTGATGCAGTTCGGTGATCGCCTGCCGCCGTTGAGCGATGCAGACAAGTGCGAGGCCAATCGGGTACACGGCTGTGAAAGTCAGGTGTGGCTGGTCGGTGAATTGTGCGACGGCCACTGGCAGTTCGCGGCGAGCAGCGATGCGCGGATGATTCGCGGGTTGGTGGCGTTGTTGCTGTTGCGGGTCAACGGCTTGAATGCTGAAGAATTGCAGCAGCTGGATCTGCCGGACTGGTTCAATCAACTGGGGTTGTCGCGACAGCTGTCGCCATCGCGCAGCAATGGCCTGAATGCCGTGCTCAAGCGGATGAATGAGCTGGCCGGCTAA
- a CDS encoding glycosyltransferase has translation MSSRKFGLNLVVVLAIAALFTGFWALINRPVSAPNWPEQISGFSYSPFQQGQFPQKDQYPSDDEMRRDLEIMSKLTDNIRIYSVDGSLQDIPKLAEEFGLRVTLGIWISPDQERNEREIAKAIELANSSRSVVRVVVGNEALFREEITPEALIVLLDRVRAAVKVPVTTSEQWHIWEKYPQLAKHVDLIAAHILPYWEFIPVDKAGQFVFDRARDLKKMFPKKPLLLSEVGWPSNGRMRGGADASPADQAIYLRTLVNKLNRQGFNYFVIEAFDQPWKASDEGSVGAYWGVFNAARQQKFNFEGPVVAIPQWRVLAIGSVVLALLSLTLLMIDGSALRQRGRTFLTFIAFLCGSVLVWIGYDYSQQYSTWFSLTVGFLLALGALGVFIVLLTEAHELAEAVWIHKRRREFLPVVGDSDYRPKVSIHVPCYNEPPEMVKQTLNALANLDYPDFEVLIIDNNTKDPAVWEPVRDYCETLGPRFKFFHVSPLAGFKGGALNYLIPHTAKDAEVIAVIDSDYCVHPNWLKHMVPHFADPKIAVVQSPQDYRDQNESTFKKLCYAEYKGFFHIGMVTRNDRDAIIQHGTMTMTRRSVLEELGWADWCICEDAELGLRVFEKGLSAAYYHDSYGKGLMPDTFIDFKKQRFRWAYGAIQIIKRHTRSLLRGKDTELTRGQRYHFLAGWLPWVADGMNIFFTVGALLWSAAMIIVPQRVDPPLLIFAIPPLALFVFKVGKIIFLYRRAVGVNLKDAFCAALAGLALSHTIAKAVLYGFFTSSIPFFRTPKNADNHGFWVAISEAREELFIMLLLWGAALGIFLVQGIPSNDMRFWVAMLLVQSLPYVAALIMAFLSSLPKPSAAPEPAPVV, from the coding sequence ATGTCATCGCGTAAATTTGGACTCAACCTGGTGGTGGTTCTGGCAATCGCCGCCCTGTTCACCGGTTTCTGGGCGCTGATCAACCGTCCCGTCTCCGCGCCGAACTGGCCGGAGCAGATCTCCGGTTTCTCCTATTCACCGTTCCAGCAGGGACAGTTCCCACAGAAGGATCAGTATCCGTCCGACGATGAAATGCGCCGCGACCTGGAGATCATGAGCAAGCTGACGGACAACATCCGCATCTACTCGGTCGACGGCTCCCTGCAGGACATCCCGAAGTTGGCGGAAGAATTCGGCCTGCGCGTGACCCTGGGGATCTGGATCAGCCCCGATCAGGAACGCAATGAACGCGAGATCGCTAAAGCCATCGAACTGGCCAACTCTTCACGCAGTGTGGTTCGCGTGGTAGTTGGCAACGAAGCATTGTTCCGGGAGGAAATCACGCCTGAGGCACTGATCGTCCTGCTGGATCGTGTCCGTGCTGCGGTGAAGGTGCCGGTCACCACCTCCGAGCAGTGGCATATCTGGGAGAAATACCCGCAACTGGCCAAGCACGTCGACCTGATCGCCGCGCACATCCTGCCTTACTGGGAGTTCATTCCGGTAGACAAGGCCGGGCAGTTCGTTTTCGACCGCGCCCGCGACCTGAAAAAAATGTTCCCGAAAAAGCCGCTGCTGCTGTCCGAAGTGGGCTGGCCGAGCAATGGCCGTATGCGCGGTGGCGCCGATGCATCGCCGGCGGATCAGGCGATCTACCTGCGCACACTGGTCAACAAACTCAACCGCCAGGGCTTCAACTACTTCGTGATCGAAGCGTTTGACCAGCCGTGGAAGGCCAGTGACGAAGGTTCGGTCGGCGCTTACTGGGGTGTGTTCAACGCCGCGCGCCAGCAGAAATTCAACTTCGAAGGCCCGGTGGTGGCGATCCCGCAATGGCGCGTGCTGGCCATCGGTTCGGTGGTGCTGGCGCTCTTGTCGCTGACCCTGCTGATGATCGACGGCTCGGCCCTGCGTCAGCGCGGTCGTACCTTCCTGACCTTTATCGCGTTCCTGTGCGGATCGGTGCTGGTGTGGATCGGTTACGACTACAGCCAGCAATACAGCACGTGGTTCAGCCTGACCGTGGGCTTCCTGCTGGCGCTCGGTGCGCTCGGGGTGTTCATCGTGCTGCTGACCGAGGCCCACGAACTGGCCGAAGCGGTGTGGATTCACAAGCGTCGCCGTGAATTTCTGCCGGTGGTCGGCGATTCCGATTACCGCCCGAAAGTCTCGATCCACGTGCCCTGCTACAACGAGCCGCCGGAGATGGTCAAACAGACCCTCAACGCCCTGGCCAACCTCGACTATCCGGACTTCGAAGTCCTGATCATCGACAACAACACCAAGGACCCGGCGGTCTGGGAACCGGTGCGCGACTATTGCGAAACCCTCGGCCCGCGCTTCAAGTTCTTCCACGTCTCGCCCCTGGCCGGCTTCAAGGGCGGTGCGCTGAACTACCTGATCCCGCACACCGCCAAGGACGCCGAAGTGATCGCGGTGATCGACTCCGACTACTGCGTGCACCCGAACTGGCTCAAGCACATGGTGCCGCACTTCGCCGACCCGAAAATCGCCGTGGTGCAGTCGCCGCAGGACTATCGCGACCAGAACGAAAGCACCTTCAAGAAGCTCTGCTACGCCGAATACAAAGGCTTCTTCCACATCGGCATGGTCACCCGCAACGACCGCGACGCGATCATCCAGCACGGCACCATGACCATGACCCGTCGCTCGGTGCTCGAAGAACTGGGCTGGGCCGACTGGTGCATCTGTGAAGACGCCGAACTCGGTCTGCGGGTATTCGAGAAAGGCCTGTCGGCGGCGTATTACCACGACAGTTACGGCAAGGGTCTGATGCCGGACACCTTCATCGACTTCAAGAAGCAGCGTTTCCGCTGGGCCTACGGTGCGATCCAGATCATCAAGCGTCACACCCGCAGCCTGCTGCGCGGCAAGGACACCGAGCTGACGCGCGGCCAGCGTTACCACTTCCTCGCGGGCTGGCTGCCGTGGGTGGCGGACGGCATGAATATCTTCTTCACCGTCGGCGCGCTGCTGTGGTCGGCGGCGATGATCATCGTGCCGCAACGGGTCGATCCGCCGCTGCTGATCTTCGCGATCCCGCCGCTGGCGCTGTTCGTGTTCAAGGTCGGCAAGATCATCTTCCTGTACCGTCGCGCGGTGGGCGTGAACCTCAAGGATGCATTCTGCGCGGCATTGGCCGGTCTGGCGTTGTCGCACACCATCGCCAAAGCGGTGCTGTACGGCTTCTTCACCAGCAGCATTCCGTTCTTCCGCACCCCGAAAAACGCCGACAACCATGGCTTCTGGGTGGCGATTTCCGAGGCCCGGGAAGAGTTGTTCATCATGTTGCTGTTATGGGGCGCGGCGCTGGGGATTTTCCTGGTGCAAGGCATTCCGAGCAACGACATGCGCTTCTGGGTGGCCATGCTGCTGGTGCAGTCGCTGCCGTACGTGGCGGCGCTGATCATGGCGTTCCTGTCGTCGCTGCCAAAACCTTCGGCGGCGCCTGAACCGGCACCGGTGGTCTAA
- a CDS encoding ArsC family reductase has translation MTVSSKTLHLFGIKACDTMKKARTWLDEHAVSYDFHDYKTAGIDREHLTQWCDEHGWQTVLNRAGTTFRKLDDERKADLDQSKAIELMLAQPSMIKRPVLDLGDRTLIGFKPDIYAAALK, from the coding sequence TTGACCGTTTCAAGCAAAACGTTGCACCTTTTCGGCATCAAAGCCTGCGACACCATGAAAAAGGCGCGCACCTGGCTCGATGAACACGCTGTCAGCTATGACTTCCACGATTACAAGACCGCCGGCATCGACCGTGAGCACCTGACCCAATGGTGCGACGAGCATGGCTGGCAAACGGTGTTGAACCGCGCAGGCACGACCTTTCGCAAACTCGACGACGAACGCAAAGCCGATCTCGACCAGTCGAAAGCCATCGAACTGATGCTCGCTCAACCCTCGATGATCAAGCGCCCGGTGCTCGATCTCGGTGACCGAACCCTGATTGGCTTCAAGCCAGATATCTACGCGGCTGCGCTCAAGTAA
- a CDS encoding putative RNA methyltransferase, with translation MLACPICSEPLNAVDNGVVCPAGHRFDRARQGYLNLLPVQHKNSRDPGDNQAMVEARRDFLNAGHYAPVAKRLAELAASYAPARWVDIGCGEGYYTAQIAEAVPDADGYALDISKEAVKRACKRNPSLTWLIASMARVPLASGSCQFLASVFSPLDWEEAKRLLSVGGGLMKVGPTSGHLMELRERLYDEVREYTDDKHLALVPEGMALAHSETLEFKLTLDKPEDRANLLAMTPHGWRASAERRAAVIEQPEPFVTTVSMRYDYFVLQ, from the coding sequence ATGCTCGCGTGCCCGATCTGCAGTGAACCGCTGAACGCGGTGGACAACGGCGTGGTCTGCCCCGCCGGCCACCGCTTCGACCGTGCGCGTCAGGGTTACCTGAACCTGCTGCCGGTGCAGCACAAGAACAGCCGCGATCCCGGCGACAACCAGGCCATGGTCGAGGCCCGCCGCGACTTCCTGAACGCCGGCCATTACGCGCCGGTGGCCAAACGTCTGGCGGAGCTGGCGGCGAGTTATGCGCCGGCACGCTGGGTCGATATCGGTTGTGGCGAGGGTTACTACACCGCGCAGATCGCCGAGGCCGTGCCGGATGCTGACGGTTACGCGCTGGACATCTCGAAAGAAGCGGTCAAACGCGCCTGCAAACGCAATCCTTCGCTGACGTGGTTGATTGCGAGCATGGCCCGTGTGCCATTGGCTTCCGGCAGCTGCCAGTTTCTGGCCAGTGTCTTCAGCCCGCTGGACTGGGAAGAAGCCAAACGCCTGCTCAGCGTTGGCGGCGGCCTGATGAAAGTCGGCCCGACCAGCGGCCACCTGATGGAACTGCGTGAACGCCTGTACGACGAAGTACGCGAGTACACCGACGACAAGCATCTGGCCCTGGTGCCGGAAGGCATGGCGCTGGCGCACAGTGAAACCCTGGAATTCAAGCTGACGCTGGACAAGCCCGAGGATCGCGCCAATCTGCTGGCGATGACACCCCACGGCTGGCGCGCCAGTGCCGAGCGCCGCGCGGCGGTGATCGAACAGCCCGAGCCGTTCGTGACCACTGTCTCGATGCGCTACGATTATTTCGTTCTTCAATAA
- the tcdA gene encoding tRNA cyclic N6-threonylcarbamoyladenosine(37) synthase TcdA: MVMSTEDPRFAGIARLYGIEGLERLRAAHVAIVGVGGVGSWAAEAMARCGVGEISLFDLDDVCVSNANRQLHALDSTVGKPKVEVMAERLRGINPDCKVHAVADFVTRDTMAEYITPNIDCVIDCIDAVNAKAALIAWCKRRKIQIITTGGAGGQIDPTLIQVCDLNRTFNDPLASKVRSTLRRDYGFSRTVTRHYSVPCVFSTEQLRYPKPDGSICLQKSFVGDGVKLDCAGGFGAVMMVTATFGMVAATKAVDKIVAGVRRPADRVKPQV; the protein is encoded by the coding sequence ATGGTCATGAGTACAGAAGATCCGCGGTTTGCAGGCATCGCCCGTTTGTATGGCATCGAGGGGCTCGAGCGCCTGCGTGCAGCCCACGTGGCGATTGTCGGCGTTGGCGGCGTCGGTTCCTGGGCGGCGGAAGCGATGGCCCGTTGCGGGGTGGGCGAGATTTCGCTGTTCGACCTCGACGACGTCTGCGTCAGCAACGCCAACCGCCAGTTGCACGCGCTGGACAGCACCGTCGGCAAGCCCAAGGTCGAGGTGATGGCCGAGCGTCTGCGCGGGATCAATCCGGACTGCAAGGTGCACGCCGTGGCGGACTTCGTTACCCGCGACACCATGGCCGAATACATCACGCCGAACATCGATTGCGTCATCGACTGCATCGACGCCGTTAACGCGAAAGCCGCGCTGATCGCCTGGTGCAAACGGCGCAAGATCCAGATCATCACCACCGGCGGCGCCGGCGGGCAGATCGATCCGACGCTGATTCAGGTCTGCGATCTCAACCGCACCTTCAACGATCCGCTGGCCTCGAAAGTGCGCTCGACCCTGCGCCGTGACTACGGCTTCTCGCGTACCGTGACCCGTCACTACAGCGTGCCGTGCGTGTTCTCCACCGAACAGCTGCGCTATCCGAAACCGGACGGCAGCATTTGCCTGCAGAAGAGTTTTGTCGGCGATGGCGTGAAGCTGGACTGCGCTGGTGGATTTGGTGCGGTGATGATGGTGACGGCGACGTTCGGCATGGTCGCGGCGACGAAGGCCGTGGACAAGATTGTGGCGGGTGTTCGGCGCCCGGCGGATCGGGTCAAGCCTCAGGTTTGA